The proteins below come from a single Desulfobacterales bacterium genomic window:
- a CDS encoding iron ABC transporter permease, whose amino-acid sequence MATSEFRKHPALGTVMLFIALFLLLFLIIPVVKVIFVAFQDVTTGQFTLINFRDFFSTALFRESFWNSLYVGVMTVIVASLFSMPLAYFTSRFEFKGAVIIQSLGIIPLIMPPFVGAVSMMMLFGRNGSLNLLLEQWFGINIPLMEGLNGVIFVESLHYFPFILINLSAALHNIDKSMEESAQNLGCSGSRLFRRIVLPLAMPGYVAGASLVFLKVFDDLGTPLLLNVNNMLAPQAYLRIASIGIKDPMGYVISVILVVISLSSIWLAMKSLKGKDYATVQKGGGGLAKRRMRSWEKVMAWFIIILIMVLVLAPHFGLTLLSFGTIWSYSVIPDAFTLDHFIAVFTATPEYMTNTVLYSFLAGLIDIVLGIAIAYIALRTKLIGRKVLDYVAMSAVAIPGLVIGIGYLRTFFAFRVPWLENQPLATWWVAIVIGLAIRRLPYALRACTAALQQVSVSLEESAENLGAGKFSTIRKIVVPLMAGGILAGFVTSFATAAVELGMTLMLVSKNADGPLSYGIYVYMQSAAGRGPGAALGIAAVVVVGLCTMISYIVIDRRQKKYGMQQNN is encoded by the coding sequence GTGGCTACTTCCGAATTCAGAAAGCATCCGGCGCTGGGAACGGTCATGCTCTTCATCGCCTTGTTCCTGCTCCTCTTTCTTATTATCCCTGTGGTGAAGGTCATTTTCGTTGCCTTTCAGGATGTGACCACCGGCCAGTTCACCCTCATCAATTTTAGAGACTTTTTCAGCACCGCCCTGTTTCGTGAATCTTTCTGGAATTCTCTCTATGTCGGCGTTATGACGGTCATCGTGGCGTCCCTGTTTTCAATGCCGCTGGCATACTTTACATCACGCTTTGAGTTTAAGGGCGCTGTGATTATTCAAAGCCTGGGCATCATTCCGCTCATCATGCCGCCCTTTGTCGGCGCCGTGTCCATGATGATGCTCTTCGGCCGAAACGGCAGCCTCAACCTCCTGCTGGAACAATGGTTCGGCATCAACATCCCATTGATGGAGGGGCTCAATGGCGTTATTTTTGTTGAAAGCCTCCATTATTTTCCGTTTATCCTGATTAACCTGTCCGCGGCGCTGCACAACATCGACAAGTCCATGGAAGAATCGGCCCAGAACCTGGGCTGTTCAGGCTCCCGCCTGTTTCGGCGAATCGTCCTGCCCCTGGCCATGCCGGGATACGTAGCCGGCGCTTCGCTGGTGTTTCTGAAGGTCTTTGACGATCTGGGTACGCCGCTTTTGCTGAATGTCAACAATATGCTGGCGCCCCAGGCATACCTGCGCATCGCTTCCATCGGCATCAAGGACCCCATGGGTTATGTAATATCCGTCATTCTTGTAGTGATCTCCCTGTCATCCATCTGGCTGGCCATGAAGTCGCTTAAGGGAAAGGACTACGCCACCGTGCAAAAAGGCGGCGGCGGTCTGGCCAAACGCCGCATGCGGTCGTGGGAGAAGGTTATGGCCTGGTTCATCATCATTTTGATTATGGTGCTGGTCTTGGCGCCCCATTTCGGCCTGACGCTGCTTTCATTCGGAACCATCTGGTCTTACAGCGTTATACCGGATGCATTTACCCTTGACCACTTTATTGCCGTTTTCACAGCAACACCCGAGTATATGACCAACACCGTTCTGTATTCATTTCTTGCCGGACTTATCGATATCGTACTGGGTATAGCCATTGCCTATATCGCCCTGCGCACAAAACTGATCGGGCGAAAGGTGTTGGATTACGTCGCCATGTCGGCAGTGGCGATCCCCGGACTCGTGATCGGTATCGGGTATCTGCGCACGTTCTTTGCTTTCCGCGTGCCATGGCTGGAAAATCAGCCCCTGGCCACCTGGTGGGTCGCCATCGTCATCGGCCTTGCCATCCGCCGGCTGCCGTATGCGCTGCGCGCCTGCACTGCGGCTTTGCAGCAGGTCAGCGTTTCTTTGGAGGAGTCAGCCGAAAATCTGGGAGCAGGCAAGTTTTCAACCATCCGCAAAATCGTGGTCCCGTTGATGGCCGGTGGGATTCTGGCGGGCTTCGTGACAAGTTTCGCTACGGCTGCGGTGGAATTGGGAATGACCCTGATGCTTGTGTCCAAAAACGCCGATGGACCGCTTTCGTACGGCATCTACGTGTATATGCAAAGT
- a CDS encoding extracellular solute-binding protein, whose product MKVRLKFGSKLLPVGLIIIALCFLGLGPSIAAGIEDKVVIVTSFPKDLTGPFKKAFEAKYPGTTVEILQKGTSAAVKYIQETAKGNTSDIAWASAPDAFEVLKGNGLLDKYTLQAKGIPEKVGSYPINDPDGYYFGFAASGYGIMWNTRYLAAKKIPVPKEWDDLKKPVYHDHVGMSSPSRSGTTHLTVETVLQGEGWDKGWATWKELAGNFKMITERSFGVPEGVNSGDFGIGIVIDFFGFSSQATGFPVDFVYPTVTTLVPANIAIIKNAPHPKAAAAFIEYLLSVEGQELLLDPAIRRLPVNPETYAKAPKDFPNPFKDKSIGAAVKFDVELSGNRYNIVNALFDVLITYRQKDLAAADKAIQKAEAALAGKSNAKAKALIKEAHNLLAAMPISESEAVDAKFPGVFTSDAFKARKKADAKIPPRQAEIEEKWDAFTKKNYAEAEAKAEQALKLLK is encoded by the coding sequence TCGTTTCCAAAAGACCTGACCGGCCCTTTTAAAAAGGCCTTTGAAGCAAAATATCCGGGCACCACCGTTGAAATCCTTCAAAAAGGAACTTCCGCTGCGGTGAAATATATTCAGGAAACCGCAAAGGGAAATACGTCCGACATCGCCTGGGCCTCTGCGCCGGACGCTTTCGAAGTATTAAAAGGCAATGGATTGCTGGATAAATATACGCTCCAGGCAAAGGGGATCCCTGAAAAGGTCGGCTCATATCCCATTAACGATCCCGATGGCTACTACTTCGGTTTTGCCGCTTCCGGCTATGGCATCATGTGGAACACGCGCTACCTCGCAGCCAAGAAAATTCCGGTCCCAAAGGAGTGGGACGATCTCAAGAAACCGGTCTACCACGATCATGTCGGAATGTCTTCCCCCTCGCGCTCTGGAACGACGCATCTGACGGTGGAGACCGTCCTCCAGGGCGAGGGCTGGGATAAAGGCTGGGCGACATGGAAGGAGCTCGCCGGTAATTTTAAAATGATCACCGAGCGCAGTTTCGGCGTCCCTGAGGGCGTAAACAGCGGCGACTTCGGCATCGGCATCGTCATCGACTTTTTTGGTTTCTCGTCCCAGGCCACAGGATTTCCCGTAGACTTCGTCTATCCCACTGTGACAACATTGGTACCCGCCAATATCGCCATTATAAAAAACGCCCCGCACCCCAAAGCGGCCGCTGCTTTCATCGAGTACCTGCTGTCGGTGGAAGGACAGGAGTTGCTGCTGGACCCGGCGATTCGGCGCCTGCCCGTCAATCCTGAAACATATGCAAAGGCGCCCAAAGATTTCCCAAACCCCTTCAAGGACAAATCCATCGGTGCAGCCGTCAAATTTGACGTCGAACTCTCTGGAAACCGGTATAATATTGTCAACGCTCTATTTGACGTCTTGATTACCTACCGGCAGAAGGATCTTGCGGCTGCTGACAAAGCGATTCAAAAAGCCGAAGCCGCTCTTGCCGGCAAGTCCAACGCCAAGGCCAAGGCCCTGATCAAAGAGGCACACAATCTTTTGGCGGCAATGCCGATTTCCGAATCCGAGGCGGTTGATGCAAAGTTCCCGGGTGTTTTTACTTCGGACGCCTTCAAAGCACGTAAAAAAGCAGATGCCAAGATCCCGCCGCGACAGGCTGAGATCGAAGAAAAATGGGACGCCTTTACCAAGAAAAACTACGCCGAAGCCGAAGCAAAAGCCGAACAGGCACTGAAATTGCTCAAGTAA